CGCTGGAAGGCTTCCTGATGCAGCAAACCACATTCGCTTTCGAGATTCTGGTGAACGACGATGCCTCCACAGACGGCACCGCACGCATCATTGCCGATTACGTCAAGCGCTTCCCGACGCTGATCCGGCCCTTCTACAACGAGACCAACCAGTACTCGCAAAACAACCCGCCCGTGCCGCGCCTGTTCGGTGAAGCGCGCGGCCGGTACATCGCCTACTGCGAAGGTGACGATTACTGGACCGACCCGCGCAAGCTGCAGCTTCAGGTGGACTTTCTCGAGAGCCACCCTGATTACGTGTTGACCTACCACGATGCGATCCCTTTCGACATCAGTGGCCAATACCCCGTCCAGTTGCAGGGCAAGCTGCGCGGCGATGCCACAGCGCTTGAACTGCAAAAGGCGCGGCCTGTCTCGACGCTGACCACTGTGTTCCGCAACGTGTTCGATTCGTTGCCACCCGAGCTTCGCGCCGCACCGCTCAATGATCTGGTCTGGTGGTCGCTACTGGGGGCCTACGGCAAGGGCAAATTCATGGGCGAGGTCAAGCCGGCCATGTACCGACTGCACCCCGGCGGCGTGTTTTCCATGCGCTCCAACAAACGCAAGCTGCACATGGCACTGCAGACCTCCGGCGCGCTGGCCAATTACTACAACCGCCTGGGCAATCAGGAGCTGTATGAGCACTTCCTGATGGAGCTGGTCGAGTACTCGCTGTCCGCCATCACACCCAAACGCAAGATGCAGACGCTACTGGCGGTCGGGCAAAACTTCAGCACCAACATCAGCAAACGACTGATGACGAGCCTCAGCAAAGGCCATGTTCAATAACGTACTGGTGGTCTGCGTCGGCAATATCTGTCGCAGCCCCATGGCCGAAGCCATGTTCCGACACCGCGTGCAGAACGCACGCATACAGATCACGTCGGCCGGCACCCACGCCATGCTCAGTTCCACCACCGATCCGCTGGCCCAGGCCGTGCTGCAAGTCAACGCGGTCCCGGTTCACAAACATCGAAGCCGTCAGATCGATCGGCAGATGCTCCATGAAGCAGATCTGATTCTGGTCATGGAGCATCGTCAGACCCAGAGCGTCCTCAAGCTGGCCCCCGAGGTACGCGGCAAGACGTTTCTGATTGGCAAATGGCAACTAGAGCTGGAAATCGCCGACCCCTACCGGCGCCCGAAACTAGCCTTTGAACAGACCTACGAGCAGCTTTCGCGTTGTGTCGACGACTGGCTTCCTTATCTTCAGTCAGGAGATCCAAGATAAATGACCGCTATGAACCGTACATCTCTGGACGAGGTCCAGGACTCCCGGATCGATTTGGCGACTATCTTGCGCACACTTTTCGATCACAAAGGATTGATTGCGTCGATTGTTGGCATCTGCGTACTGATCGGCGTGACCTACGCCATTCTGGCCACGCCGATCTTCCAGGCCAACGCGATGATTCAGATCGAGCCGCGCAAAGTGGGCATCGAAGGCCGCACCGAGGTCAACAACAAGCCGTTGTCGGTCTCCCAGGCGACCACCGAGATCGAGCTGATCAAATCCCGCGCGGTGCTGGGCAAGGTGGTCGATGACCTCAAGCTCTACATCGTGCAAAAGCCCAAGTATGTACCGGGCCTGGGCAGCTACATGGCACGCCGTTTCAAGCCGGAGCGCGAAGGCGCACTGGCCGATCCGATGCTCGGTCTGAACAGCTTTGCGTGGGGCGGCGAGAAAATCGACGTGTTTCAGCTCGAAGTGCCGGACGCACTGCTGGGCGAGAAAATGACCCTGGTGGCAGGCAAGCCTGGCACCTTCACGCTTTATGACGAAGACCGCAACAAGCTGCTCAGCGGCCCGGTCGGTCAACCCGTCGAAGGCAGCGGCATAAAGCTTCAGGTGGCTGCACTCAACGCCCGTCCGGGCACCGAGTTCACCGTCGTGCGTCAGCGCACCCTGACTTCTGCGCTGGATTATCAGGACCGCCTGAAAATCCTGGAAGCGGGCAAGGACTCCGGGATCGTCTACTTGTCGATCCAGGACCCGGACCCGGTGCTGGCCAAACGTATCCTCAACGAAGTCAGCCGCTTGTATGTGCGTCAGAACGTTGAGCGCAGTTCAGCCGAAGCCGCGCAGCGTCTTGAGTTCCTGCGGTCGCAGTTGCCTGCCGTGCGCAAGCAGCTGGAACAGTCGGAAATGGCATTGAACAACTTCCAGATGGGCGCCAAGTCGGTTGACCTGAGCGTGGAGACCAAGTCGGTTCTGGATCAGGTGGTCAAGCTCGAAGGTACCCTCTCGGACCTGAAAATGAAGCGCGTCGACGTCGAGCGCCTCTATACACCGGAGCATCCGACATACCGCGCACTGATGACCCAGATCGGCCAGGTCGAGTCGCAGAAAGCCGCGCTGCTGAAGAAGATCGAAGCCCTGCCTGCCACGCAACAAGAGTTGCTGCGTCTGAACCGAGACATGCAAGTGACCTCGCAGACCTACACCCTGTTGCTGGACAAGAGTCAGGAGCAGGACATTCTTCGCGCAGGCAGCATTGGTAACGTTCGCATCATCGACAACGCCGACGTCAACGTCGAAGAGCCCGTCAAGCCGATGCGCAAAATCATCGTGCTGGTCGCCGCCCTCATTGGCCTGTTGCTGGCCGTTGCCACCGTGTTTGTGCGTCAGGCGTTTTACCGCGGCGTGGACAACCCGGAAGTCATCGAAAACCTCGGCATGCCGGTCTACGCCTCGCTGCCGTATTCGCGACTGCAAGAGCGCATGGAGAAAGCCGCGCAAGGCCGTTCGACCAGTAAAGAGCCGCGCCTGCTGAGCGTCAGCGCCCCAACGGAGCTGGCCATCGAAGCATTGCGCAGCCTGCGTACCAGCCTGCACTTCGCCATGCTTGAAGCGCGCAACAATGTGCTGATGATTTCCAGCCCGACGCCGGGTGTGGGCAAGTCATTCGTTTCCAGCAACCTGGCGGTCATCATCGCGCAGACAGGCAAACGCGTATTGCTGATCGACGCTGACATGCGCAAAGGCTACCTGCACAAGATGTTCAACCTGACGCCCAAGCACGGTTTGTCGGACACCCTGGCGGCGCGACTGGGCAGCAAGGAAGTCATCAACCATACCGAAGTGCGCGGCCTGGACTTCATCTCCTGCGGATATGCAGCACCCAACCCGTCCGAGCTGCTGATGCACGACAACTTCAACAAAATGATCAGCGACCTGTCGCCGCTCTACGACCTGGTGATCATCGACACCCCGCCGATCCTGGCGGTCACCGATGCCACGCTGGTCGGCCGCCAGTCCGGCACCTGCCTGCTGGTCACCCGGTTTGGCCTGAGCACCGCCAAGGAAATCGAAGCCTGCAAGCGGCGCCTGATGCACAACGGCATCCTGATCAAGGGCGCGATCTTCAACGGCGTGCTGCGCAAAGCCTCCACCGCCGACTACGACTGCGCTGCCTACGGTTACGACTACACCACGGTCCGCAAGTAAATCGACACCGAAGCCAAGGATATTCACATGGCCAGGACCATTGCAGTGATGCAGCCCTACCTGTTTCCCTATCTGGGATACTTTCAGCTCATTGCCGCCGCAGACGTTTTTGTCCTGGGAGACGATCTGCAATACGTGCGGTCCGGTTGGGTCAACCGCAACCGGATCCTGCACGACGATAATGCAAAACTGATCACGTTCCCGTTGAAGAAAGACCGCTTTCAGTTGCAGATCAATCAGCGCCAACTGTGCGACCACTTCAGCGATGAAGCGCAGCGGCTGATTGATCTGCTTGCCGAGAGCTATCGGGAGGCGCCGTACTTTGCGCAGGTCATGCCGCTGCTGGAACGCCTGATCCGGTTTCCGCAACAAAACATAGCGCTGTATGCCGAGCATGCCATTCGAGAAATGTGCGCTTATCTGCATATCGTGACGCCGATCCTGCGCAGTTCGGACCTGATTTTGGGCAGCGCTGCCGACAAGCAAGAGCGGATCATCCGCATTGCCCACACATTTGAGGCCACTGCGTTCATCACCCCGGAAGGCGGATCGGTGATCTACGACCGTGACCACTTTGCACGCAACGGTTTGCTGGTGCGGTTCTTCAGGATGCACCCGGTTGAATACCGGCAGTTCAGGCAGCCTTTCGTCGCCAATCTGTCGATCATCGATGTGCTGATGTTCAACTGCGTCGAGCAGGTCCAGCAAATGTTGACCGAGTACCGGCTGGACAAGAACCCGACCTGCCTCAGGTCTGGCATGATGCACGGGCTGGCGCAAAAGCCTGACGTCGTCCTGACCGGGTCTCACCGGATCGCAGTGGAGTGAAGTGTATGTCTGAAGTCATTAGCAGCTCCCGCGGCGCGGCACGCTGGTACCTCATCCAGACCAAACCGCGTCAGGAAGCGCGTGCGGCCGAACACCTGCAGCGTCAGCAGTTCGACTGCTACCGGCCGGTCAAGCACGGCGAGAAAAAACGCGGCTCCCGGGCCCCGGCTGAAGAAGAACTGTTTCCTGGTTACCTGTTCATCCACATGGATCAGGCCAGCGACAACTGGTATCCGATTCGCTCGACCCGAGGCGTGGCGCGCATTGTGACCTTCGGTGGCATGCCGGTTCCGGTCAAGGACGAGCTTATCGAGCAGATCCGCCAGCGTTTATTGGCGCCGCCTGCCAAGGTCAGCTTCAAGGAAGGCGACACCGTGCGGATCACCGCCGAGGGATTCAACGACGTTGAAGCGATCTTCCTGGCCTCCGACGGTGATGAGCGCGCGGTCATTCTGCTCAACCTGCTGCAACGCGAGCAAAA
The nucleotide sequence above comes from Pseudomonas lutea. Encoded proteins:
- a CDS encoding glycosyltransferase family 2 protein — protein: MDANSNKTSPSPSAAPLVSIVCPAFNQEAYVAQTLEGFLMQQTTFAFEILVNDDASTDGTARIIADYVKRFPTLIRPFYNETNQYSQNNPPVPRLFGEARGRYIAYCEGDDYWTDPRKLQLQVDFLESHPDYVLTYHDAIPFDISGQYPVQLQGKLRGDATALELQKARPVSTLTTVFRNVFDSLPPELRAAPLNDLVWWSLLGAYGKGKFMGEVKPAMYRLHPGGVFSMRSNKRKLHMALQTSGALANYYNRLGNQELYEHFLMELVEYSLSAITPKRKMQTLLAVGQNFSTNISKRLMTSLSKGHVQ
- a CDS encoding low molecular weight protein-tyrosine-phosphatase translates to MFNNVLVVCVGNICRSPMAEAMFRHRVQNARIQITSAGTHAMLSSTTDPLAQAVLQVNAVPVHKHRSRQIDRQMLHEADLILVMEHRQTQSVLKLAPEVRGKTFLIGKWQLELEIADPYRRPKLAFEQTYEQLSRCVDDWLPYLQSGDPR
- a CDS encoding polysaccharide biosynthesis tyrosine autokinase, which produces MTAMNRTSLDEVQDSRIDLATILRTLFDHKGLIASIVGICVLIGVTYAILATPIFQANAMIQIEPRKVGIEGRTEVNNKPLSVSQATTEIELIKSRAVLGKVVDDLKLYIVQKPKYVPGLGSYMARRFKPEREGALADPMLGLNSFAWGGEKIDVFQLEVPDALLGEKMTLVAGKPGTFTLYDEDRNKLLSGPVGQPVEGSGIKLQVAALNARPGTEFTVVRQRTLTSALDYQDRLKILEAGKDSGIVYLSIQDPDPVLAKRILNEVSRLYVRQNVERSSAEAAQRLEFLRSQLPAVRKQLEQSEMALNNFQMGAKSVDLSVETKSVLDQVVKLEGTLSDLKMKRVDVERLYTPEHPTYRALMTQIGQVESQKAALLKKIEALPATQQELLRLNRDMQVTSQTYTLLLDKSQEQDILRAGSIGNVRIIDNADVNVEEPVKPMRKIIVLVAALIGLLLAVATVFVRQAFYRGVDNPEVIENLGMPVYASLPYSRLQERMEKAAQGRSTSKEPRLLSVSAPTELAIEALRSLRTSLHFAMLEARNNVLMISSPTPGVGKSFVSSNLAVIIAQTGKRVLLIDADMRKGYLHKMFNLTPKHGLSDTLAARLGSKEVINHTEVRGLDFISCGYAAPNPSELLMHDNFNKMISDLSPLYDLVIIDTPPILAVTDATLVGRQSGTCLLVTRFGLSTAKEIEACKRRLMHNGILIKGAIFNGVLRKASTADYDCAAYGYDYTTVRK
- a CDS encoding WbqC family protein, producing the protein MARTIAVMQPYLFPYLGYFQLIAAADVFVLGDDLQYVRSGWVNRNRILHDDNAKLITFPLKKDRFQLQINQRQLCDHFSDEAQRLIDLLAESYREAPYFAQVMPLLERLIRFPQQNIALYAEHAIREMCAYLHIVTPILRSSDLILGSAADKQERIIRIAHTFEATAFITPEGGSVIYDRDHFARNGLLVRFFRMHPVEYRQFRQPFVANLSIIDVLMFNCVEQVQQMLTEYRLDKNPTCLRSGMMHGLAQKPDVVLTGSHRIAVE
- the rfaH gene encoding transcription/translation regulatory transformer protein RfaH, giving the protein MSEVISSSRGAARWYLIQTKPRQEARAAEHLQRQQFDCYRPVKHGEKKRGSRAPAEEELFPGYLFIHMDQASDNWYPIRSTRGVARIVTFGGMPVPVKDELIEQIRQRLLAPPAKVSFKEGDTVRITAEGFNDVEAIFLASDGDERAVILLNLLQREQKVTLPVSSLSRPQVQA